Proteins from one Salinispora arenicola genomic window:
- a CDS encoding dienelactone hydrolase family protein has translation MTSITTRTVEYPADGLTMIGHLALPVGVDRRPAVLVGPEGPGLNDFQRRRADALAELGYVALAFDIHGGRWFTDPQEMLARVTPLLADPDRMRGIGHAALDVLCGEPRTDPDRIAAIGYGIGGAIVLELGRDAANLRGIATINAMTTGRPGEAAHIRCPVWAGVGSEDPIVSPAQREAFTAEMQAADVDWRLVVYGGALHAFHHPPMGADQTVLPGVGYHQRHAQRAWLDIVALLAECLHVPEDVGLRH, from the coding sequence ATGACGTCCATCACGACGAGAACGGTCGAGTACCCGGCCGACGGCTTGACGATGATCGGGCACCTCGCCCTGCCCGTCGGCGTCGACCGCCGGCCGGCGGTCCTGGTCGGACCCGAGGGGCCGGGGCTCAACGACTTTCAGCGCCGCCGGGCCGACGCCCTGGCGGAGTTGGGGTATGTGGCGCTGGCCTTCGACATTCACGGCGGACGCTGGTTCACCGACCCCCAGGAGATGCTGGCGCGCGTGACTCCGCTGCTCGCTGACCCCGACCGGATGCGGGGCATCGGCCACGCAGCGCTTGACGTGCTGTGCGGCGAACCACGGACCGACCCGGACCGCATCGCCGCCATCGGCTACGGCATCGGGGGAGCAATCGTGCTGGAACTCGGCCGCGACGCCGCCAATCTGCGCGGGATCGCAACGATTAACGCAATGACCACAGGCCGGCCGGGCGAGGCGGCGCACATTCGCTGCCCGGTGTGGGCCGGGGTCGGGTCGGAAGACCCGATCGTATCGCCGGCCCAACGGGAGGCGTTCACCGCCGAGATGCAGGCCGCGGACGTCGATTGGCGCCTCGTTGTCTACGGCGGCGCCCTGCACGCCTTCCACCACCCACCGATGGGGGCCGACCAGACGGTGCTCCCCGGCGTCGGCTACCACCAGCGGCATGCGCAGCGGGCCTGGCTCGACATCGTGGCCCTGCTTGCGGAGTGCCTTCACGTACCGGAGGACGTTGGCCTGCGTCACTAG
- a CDS encoding transposase family protein, with protein MLSYPAPIALSSRILNHLADRIRGYRNQRPISVARRLGPGRQALLTLAHLRNGDTYTRLAAGFAIGVAAAWRCVQEAIALLAAAADDVATAMQRIRRLAYAILDGTLIPIDRVADQRPYYSGKHKCHGVYVQIMADAAGRLVWASPALPGSVHDLTAARDHRISDALTIADVMTFADKATKEPTAACARHSSDAASDPKLSRRQKTVNRAHTKIRAGGERAIATLKTWKILTKLRCCPRRATPIVQAILVLHHVEANRYTG; from the coding sequence ATGCTGTCCTACCCCGCCCCGATTGCGTTGTCGAGCCGCATCCTGAACCACCTCGCCGACCGCATCCGCGGCTACCGTAACCAGCGCCCGATCTCGGTGGCGCGGCGCCTCGGCCCCGGCCGGCAGGCGCTGCTGACACTGGCTCACCTGCGTAACGGCGACACCTACACCCGACTCGCGGCCGGCTTCGCCATCGGCGTCGCCGCCGCCTGGCGCTGCGTCCAGGAGGCGATAGCTCTGCTCGCGGCGGCCGCCGATGACGTGGCCACCGCCATGCAACGGATCCGCCGGCTGGCGTACGCGATCCTGGACGGCACGCTGATTCCGATCGACCGGGTCGCCGACCAGCGGCCGTACTACTCCGGGAAACACAAGTGCCACGGTGTGTACGTGCAGATCATGGCCGATGCCGCTGGCCGGCTCGTGTGGGCATCACCGGCGCTACCTGGCTCGGTCCATGACCTGACCGCAGCCCGGGATCACCGCATCAGCGACGCGCTGACCATCGCAGACGTGATGACCTTCGCTGACAAGGCTACCAAGGAGCCCACGGCAGCGTGCGCACGCCATTCAAGCGACGCCGCTTCCGACCCGAAGCTGTCACGCCGGCAGAAGACCGTGAACCGCGCCCACACGAAGATCCGCGCCGGCGGCGAACGCGCGATCGCCACCCTCAAGACCTGGAAGATCCTGACCAAGCTGCGCTGCTGCCCACGACGAGCGACCCCGATCGTGCAGGCCATCCTTGTCCTGCACCACGTCGAAGCCAACCGCTACACAGGATGA
- a CDS encoding snapalysin family zinc-dependent metalloprotease encodes MVRRQLLRAFGAVLAAVLAAAGVQIATGAPAAAARTVYYDASRAGEFRTNFDQAAQIWNSSVSNVRLAPRSPGNVTIYVDGGWPRAQVTGLGSGRIWMGWTAVNQGYDRTRIASHEFGHILGLPDRRTGLCSDLMSGSSAAVSCDNAYPSGAEASRVDSLFAGSRTTSATGTFTWADADITPFVVGGRPATENYPWLVYTSGCTGTLIKSDWVVTARHCPTPSSVRVGSVNRTSGGTVVGVRRAVNNPTIDVKLLQLSNAVSYAPAPIPMTSGEVGTATRIIGWGLTCPFRGCGSAPTVAHELDTSILSDSRCIGINGPYEICTDNTNGDSGACYGDSGGPQVRQIGGVWYLVGATSRSGNNHPICATGPSIYGDLTSIRSWIDTRVGGLPA; translated from the coding sequence ATGGTCAGAAGGCAACTGTTGCGCGCGTTCGGCGCCGTGCTAGCGGCGGTGCTGGCAGCGGCCGGGGTGCAGATCGCCACCGGTGCGCCGGCCGCAGCGGCTCGAACGGTTTACTACGACGCGAGCCGGGCCGGCGAGTTCCGTACGAACTTCGACCAAGCGGCCCAGATCTGGAACAGTTCGGTCAGCAATGTACGGCTGGCTCCGCGCAGTCCGGGCAACGTCACCATCTACGTCGACGGCGGCTGGCCGCGGGCGCAGGTCACCGGGCTCGGCTCTGGCCGGATCTGGATGGGATGGACCGCGGTCAACCAGGGGTACGACCGTACCCGCATCGCCAGCCATGAGTTCGGCCACATCCTCGGCCTACCCGATCGGCGTACCGGGCTCTGCTCCGACCTGATGTCGGGCAGCAGCGCGGCGGTCTCGTGCGACAACGCGTACCCCAGCGGCGCCGAGGCGTCCCGGGTCGACTCGCTGTTCGCCGGCAGTCGCACGACAAGTGCCACCGGTACGTTCACCTGGGCTGATGCCGATATTACGCCGTTCGTGGTCGGCGGCCGGCCGGCGACCGAGAACTACCCGTGGCTGGTCTACACCTCTGGCTGCACCGGCACGTTGATCAAGTCGGACTGGGTCGTCACGGCGCGGCACTGCCCGACACCGTCGTCGGTCCGTGTGGGTAGCGTCAACCGCACCAGCGGTGGCACGGTCGTCGGGGTCCGCCGCGCCGTCAACAACCCCACAATCGACGTCAAGCTGCTGCAACTGTCCAATGCGGTCTCGTACGCCCCGGCCCCGATCCCGATGACGTCCGGAGAGGTCGGTACCGCGACCCGGATCATCGGCTGGGGTCTGACCTGTCCGTTCCGGGGCTGCGGTTCGGCGCCGACGGTCGCGCACGAGCTGGACACGTCGATCCTGTCGGACAGTCGCTGCATCGGCATCAACGGCCCGTACGAGATCTGCACCGACAACACGAACGGTGACTCGGGCGCCTGCTACGGCGACTCGGGTGGCCCGCAGGTTCGTCAGATCGGTGGGGTGTGGTATCTGGTCGGTGCCACCAGCCGGTCGGGCAACAACCACCCGATCTGTGCCACCGGTCCATCGATCTACGGTGACCTGACGTCGATCCGTTCCTGGATCGACACCCGGGTCGGCGGCCTTCCCGCCTGA
- a CDS encoding TetR/AcrR family transcriptional regulator yields the protein MPAGQRPGGRSARVRAAVLTAARGLLADGYAELTVERIAQAAGVNKTSVYRRWTDLEGVLGDLLSEYASEVVPIPDTGDLGTDLEELALLVRRGMTGEPGELITALATSAPRNPRAAQVVRGFLAERFRLAEAVVDHAIARGELPQGTDARAAIEVLGAPLFLRLLVVDEPIDEEFARRTAAATTAALRAGVFEPR from the coding sequence ATGCCTGCCGGTCAGCGACCGGGCGGACGCAGCGCCCGCGTCCGCGCCGCAGTCCTCACAGCCGCCCGCGGCCTGCTCGCCGACGGGTACGCCGAGCTGACCGTCGAACGGATCGCCCAGGCAGCCGGTGTCAACAAGACATCGGTCTACCGCCGATGGACCGACCTGGAAGGCGTCCTCGGTGACCTGCTCAGCGAGTACGCCAGCGAGGTCGTCCCGATCCCGGACACCGGCGACCTCGGCACAGACCTCGAAGAACTGGCGTTGCTGGTCCGGCGCGGCATGACCGGCGAACCAGGCGAGCTGATCACAGCCCTGGCCACGTCCGCGCCCCGCAACCCGCGTGCCGCGCAGGTCGTCCGCGGCTTCCTCGCCGAACGGTTCCGCCTGGCCGAGGCCGTCGTCGACCACGCCATCGCCCGCGGCGAACTACCTCAAGGCACCGATGCCAGGGCCGCGATCGAGGTCCTTGGCGCGCCCCTCTTCCTACGGCTGCTCGTTGTCGACGAACCCATCGACGAGGAGTTTGCCCGACGTACTGCCGCCGCGACCACCGCAGCGCTCCGCGCCGGCGTCTTCGAACCGAGGTGA
- a CDS encoding FAD-dependent oxidoreductase, translated as MKTTVCVVGGGPAGLVLGLLLARQGVAVTVLEKHADFLRDFRGDTVHPSTLNMLDEIGLGERMAALRGRKAGALRATFDDGTYAIVDFTRLPAPHNYLYFVPQWDFLEMLATEAARLPTFTLLRSATVTGLLRDASGAVAGVRAVGPEGELEIHASLTVACDGRDSAVRRELGLKPVEYGAPMDVLWFRISRHADDGDGLAMRIGAGGLMLAVDRGDYYQCAYVIAKGGYDKIHAAGLEALRKQVTRRHPTLADRVGELATWDDVKLLTVKVNRLKRWHAPGALLIGDAAHAMSPIGGVGINLAVQDAAATARMLGPKLATGQPVTEADLAAVQKRRRLPAVVTQNIQRAAQRRVVDPLLHTTGRVEAPAPIRLLQRIPALQALPARLVGIGVRPEHLR; from the coding sequence ATGAAGACCACCGTGTGCGTCGTCGGCGGCGGACCCGCAGGGCTCGTCCTGGGGCTGCTGCTCGCCCGGCAGGGAGTGGCGGTCACCGTGCTGGAGAAGCACGCCGACTTCCTCCGGGACTTCCGGGGCGACACCGTGCACCCCTCCACACTGAACATGCTCGACGAAATCGGGCTTGGCGAACGGATGGCGGCGCTGCGCGGGCGCAAGGCCGGCGCGTTGCGCGCCACCTTCGACGACGGCACGTACGCCATCGTGGACTTCACCCGCCTGCCGGCGCCCCACAACTACCTGTACTTCGTCCCCCAGTGGGACTTCCTGGAAATGCTTGCGACCGAGGCGGCGAGACTCCCGACCTTCACGCTGCTCCGCTCCGCCACCGTGACGGGCCTGCTCCGCGACGCGTCCGGCGCCGTCGCCGGCGTCCGGGCCGTGGGTCCGGAGGGCGAACTGGAGATCCACGCATCGCTCACCGTCGCCTGCGACGGCCGCGATTCGGCGGTACGCCGGGAACTCGGCCTGAAGCCCGTCGAGTACGGCGCACCCATGGACGTACTGTGGTTCCGGATCTCACGCCACGCAGACGACGGCGACGGCCTGGCGATGCGGATCGGCGCCGGAGGGCTGATGCTCGCCGTCGACCGCGGCGACTACTACCAGTGCGCTTACGTCATCGCCAAGGGCGGCTACGACAAGATCCACGCAGCCGGGCTGGAGGCGCTGCGGAAGCAGGTGACCCGGCGACACCCGACCCTCGCCGACCGGGTCGGCGAACTCGCCACCTGGGACGACGTCAAACTGCTGACGGTGAAGGTCAACCGGCTCAAGCGGTGGCACGCACCCGGCGCGCTGCTCATCGGCGACGCCGCGCACGCCATGTCCCCGATCGGCGGCGTCGGCATCAACCTGGCAGTACAGGACGCCGCGGCCACCGCCCGGATGCTGGGTCCAAAGCTCGCCACCGGGCAGCCAGTGACCGAAGCGGACCTCGCCGCAGTGCAAAAGCGCCGGCGTTTGCCGGCCGTGGTGACGCAGAACATCCAGCGTGCCGCGCAGCGACGCGTCGTCGACCCCCTGCTGCACACCACCGGCCGGGTCGAGGCCCCAGCGCCGATCCGCCTGCTGCAGCGGATTCCGGCGCTGCAAGCCCTCCCCGCCCGACTCGTCGGCATCGGCGTACGCCCCGAGCACCTACGCTGA
- a CDS encoding alpha/beta fold hydrolase, with translation MLKVTSVDGTVIAYERHGDHGGDPLIVVGGATCDRAKTRPLAEGLGGHLPVVNYDRRGRGDSGDTSPYAVEREVEDIAALVDDLGDHVVLYGHSSGATLVLHAAAAGVPARAIVLHEPPFSADTDEDRQEARDYAETLTALLSANRRDDAVALFFHTTGVPADAVAEMRHEPWWADVVALAPTLAYDSAVMGDLSRGGSLPVEVATRVAVPALVLSGGDSPDWMIEAGRAAAAALPHGTHRVLPGEGHVPSPQTLAPVLTEFIARR, from the coding sequence ATGCTGAAGGTGACATCCGTGGACGGCACGGTGATCGCGTACGAACGGCACGGGGACCACGGCGGGGATCCGCTGATCGTGGTCGGTGGCGCCACCTGCGACCGGGCGAAGACCCGCCCACTGGCCGAAGGGCTCGGCGGCCACCTGCCGGTCGTCAACTACGACCGCCGTGGCCGCGGCGACAGCGGCGACACCAGCCCGTACGCCGTCGAACGGGAGGTCGAGGACATCGCCGCCCTCGTCGACGACCTCGGTGACCACGTCGTCCTGTACGGACACTCATCCGGTGCCACGCTCGTGCTGCACGCCGCAGCCGCCGGGGTGCCAGCCAGGGCAATCGTGCTCCACGAACCACCGTTCAGCGCGGACACCGACGAAGACCGCCAGGAAGCCCGCGACTACGCCGAAACCCTGACCGCACTGCTGTCAGCCAACCGACGCGACGACGCCGTGGCACTGTTCTTCCACACCACCGGCGTACCGGCGGACGCCGTGGCCGAGATGCGCCACGAACCGTGGTGGGCCGACGTGGTGGCGCTCGCGCCGACGCTCGCCTACGACTCCGCGGTCATGGGTGACCTAAGCCGCGGTGGCAGCCTGCCCGTGGAGGTCGCCACCCGGGTTGCCGTGCCCGCACTGGTGCTCAGCGGCGGAGACAGCCCGGACTGGATGATCGAGGCAGGCCGTGCCGCCGCCGCGGCGCTGCCGCACGGCACGCACCGGGTTCTGCCCGGCGAAGGGCACGTACCGTCACCGCAGACCCTCGCCCCGGTGCTGACGGAGTTCATCGCCCGACGCTGA
- a CDS encoding GmrSD restriction endonuclease domain-containing protein gives MPPTLYRDTGYSLNHLIEDIKVGRIGLPDIQRPFVWSATKTRDLFDSMYRGYPIGTLMFWETGAEAGTRQIGVESSGRAPQLLIVDGQQRLTSLFAVLTGRPVLTKSFEQRRIRIAFHPQDQTFEVTDAAIERDAHFIPDITTLWSSGYKTAVRQFFDRLDQANEKLSDAHKDDLEERIDRVRDLREFRFQVVELGASANEEQVADVFVRINSEGVKLNQSDFILTLMSVHWEQGRRQLEDFSRSAVDPAVTGPSPRNPFLDPSPDQLLRVAVAVAFRRARLQHVYSILRGKDLETGRVSAERRQQQFERLAAAQERALDLTNWHEFLKCLTTAGFRNRKMITSDNALLFSYSLWLIGRHDFGLDVSTLRPMIARWFFMAHTTGRYTSSPESQLESDLGRITGLATGDRTAFVTELDRIVAANFTGDYWDISLPNRLDTSSSRSPVLFAYLAALNILDAEVLFSNLRVKDLLDPSGAGPNSVGRDRLFHRKHLESIGFSGTRQLNAIANMAYVEWPPAERNNADAPRDYLPRIAEAIDPETLTRQSRWHALPVGWEQLDYPTFLERRRQLIARVVRDAFNTLAGERKKYVATTAEDLIAAGETQTTEFKSSGRWNPHTGQYDPKLGQILIKTVCGFLNAEGGVLLIGVDDDGQVLGIKGDLTTLGTKPNADGYELFLRQLLDDSLSASTAPTVRIRFPQIAGQTICQVTVAASGRPIFAKPAKGGPGASDFWVRVGNATKQLHGDDLIKYQEEHWG, from the coding sequence TTGCCGCCCACACTCTACCGCGACACTGGGTACTCACTGAACCACCTGATCGAGGACATCAAGGTCGGACGCATTGGCCTGCCCGACATTCAGCGTCCCTTCGTCTGGTCGGCCACCAAGACCCGAGACCTGTTCGACTCGATGTACCGCGGCTACCCCATCGGCACCCTGATGTTCTGGGAAACCGGTGCGGAGGCCGGTACCCGCCAAATCGGCGTGGAGTCCTCCGGCCGGGCACCACAACTCCTCATCGTTGACGGGCAGCAGCGACTGACCTCGCTGTTTGCCGTTCTCACCGGCCGGCCGGTGCTGACCAAGTCGTTCGAACAGCGCCGCATCCGGATCGCCTTCCATCCGCAAGACCAGACCTTCGAGGTGACGGACGCCGCGATCGAGCGCGACGCACACTTCATCCCCGACATCACCACGCTTTGGTCGAGCGGCTACAAGACCGCCGTGCGCCAGTTCTTCGATCGCCTGGACCAGGCCAACGAGAAGCTGTCGGACGCCCACAAGGACGACCTTGAGGAACGCATTGACCGTGTGCGTGACCTGCGCGAGTTCCGGTTCCAGGTCGTTGAGCTGGGCGCCTCGGCGAACGAGGAGCAGGTCGCCGACGTTTTCGTCAGGATCAACTCCGAGGGCGTCAAGCTCAACCAATCGGACTTCATCCTCACCCTCATGTCTGTGCACTGGGAGCAGGGACGCCGGCAGCTCGAAGACTTCAGCCGCTCCGCCGTCGACCCGGCAGTCACCGGGCCCAGCCCTCGCAATCCGTTCCTCGACCCGAGTCCAGACCAACTGTTGCGGGTAGCCGTCGCGGTTGCCTTCCGCCGCGCCCGCCTGCAGCATGTCTACAGCATCCTGCGTGGCAAAGACCTTGAGACCGGACGGGTCAGCGCAGAGCGCCGCCAGCAGCAGTTCGAACGGCTCGCCGCAGCGCAGGAGAGAGCGCTCGACCTGACCAACTGGCACGAGTTTCTCAAATGCCTGACCACCGCTGGATTCCGCAACCGCAAGATGATCACGTCGGACAACGCCCTGCTGTTCAGCTACTCACTCTGGCTGATCGGCCGACACGACTTCGGCCTCGACGTGTCAACCCTGCGCCCGATGATCGCACGATGGTTCTTCATGGCGCACACCACCGGCCGCTACACCAGTTCGCCGGAGTCCCAGCTCGAATCCGACCTGGGACGGATCACCGGCCTCGCGACCGGCGACCGAACCGCCTTTGTCACGGAACTGGACCGCATCGTTGCCGCGAACTTCACCGGAGACTACTGGGACATCTCACTGCCGAACCGGCTTGACACCTCGTCGTCGCGATCGCCGGTACTCTTCGCCTACCTCGCCGCGCTGAACATCCTCGACGCCGAAGTGCTCTTCAGTAACCTGCGTGTCAAAGATCTACTAGATCCCTCAGGTGCAGGGCCGAATTCCGTCGGACGTGACCGCCTGTTCCATCGCAAGCACCTCGAGTCGATCGGCTTCTCCGGGACGCGACAGCTCAACGCCATCGCGAACATGGCGTACGTCGAATGGCCGCCAGCTGAGCGGAACAACGCTGACGCTCCGCGTGACTACCTACCCCGCATCGCCGAGGCGATTGATCCGGAGACGCTGACCCGCCAGTCCCGCTGGCACGCGCTTCCGGTGGGTTGGGAGCAACTGGACTATCCAACCTTCCTCGAGCGTCGCCGCCAGCTCATCGCCCGAGTCGTCCGGGATGCCTTCAACACGCTCGCCGGCGAGCGCAAGAAGTACGTAGCGACGACCGCCGAGGATCTCATCGCGGCGGGCGAAACCCAGACGACGGAGTTCAAGTCCAGCGGCCGATGGAACCCCCACACCGGCCAGTACGACCCGAAGCTCGGGCAGATCCTCATCAAGACGGTGTGCGGATTCCTCAACGCCGAGGGCGGTGTCCTACTCATTGGCGTCGATGACGACGGCCAGGTTCTCGGCATCAAGGGCGACCTCACCACTCTCGGCACGAAGCCGAATGCCGACGGTTACGAACTGTTTCTCCGACAACTGCTCGACGACAGCCTCTCCGCTTCGACCGCCCCGACCGTCCGCATCCGCTTCCCCCAGATCGCGGGACAGACGATCTGCCAGGTCACGGTCGCCGCCTCCGGCCGACCCATCTTCGCCAAACCGGCCAAGGGCGGCCCCGGCGCGTCGGACTTCTGGGTACGTGTCGGCAACGCGACCAAACAACTCCACGGCGATGACCTCATCAAGTATCAAGAGGAACACTGGGGATGA
- a CDS encoding IS630 family transposase — MAEPVRVRRLSDLEGQQLLRITRRGTGSPIRLRRAMVVLASAGGNTVPAIARLVQADEDTIRQVIHRFNEMGMASLDPQWAGGRPRLISSDEEQFIVETANIRPEKLGRPFTRWSIRKLADHLRVHSARRVRVGRERLRQILHRHRITFQRIKTWKESTDADRDAKLARIEHVSSQFPQRVFALDEFGPLVIRPLAGAGWAPAGRPRRLPANYRKLHGVRQFHGCYSLGDDQLWGVVRRRKSAANTLAALTSIRAARPDGAPIYVILDNLSAHKGLKIRRRAVRNKVELCFTPTYASWANPIEAQFGPLRTFVITGSNHPNHPALTRRLQAYLRWRNANARHPDVLAAQRRERARIRSERQRRWDQPATRAA; from the coding sequence GTGGCAGAACCCGTTCGCGTTCGGCGGCTCAGTGACCTGGAGGGTCAGCAGTTGCTGAGGATCACTCGTAGAGGTACCGGCTCGCCGATCCGGTTACGGCGGGCGATGGTCGTGCTCGCTTCGGCTGGTGGGAACACGGTGCCGGCGATCGCCCGTTTGGTGCAGGCTGATGAGGACACGATCCGGCAGGTCATTCACCGGTTCAACGAGATGGGGATGGCCAGCCTGGACCCTCAGTGGGCGGGTGGCCGTCCCCGCCTGATCAGTAGCGACGAGGAACAGTTCATCGTCGAGACGGCTAACATCCGCCCCGAGAAGTTGGGGCGGCCGTTCACCCGGTGGAGTATCCGCAAGCTCGCTGATCACCTGCGTGTTCATTCCGCCCGGCGGGTCCGGGTTGGGCGGGAGCGGCTGCGGCAGATCCTGCACCGGCACCGGATCACCTTCCAGCGGATCAAGACGTGGAAGGAGTCCACCGACGCTGACCGGGATGCCAAGCTCGCCCGGATCGAGCATGTGAGCAGTCAATTCCCGCAGCGGGTGTTCGCGCTCGACGAGTTCGGGCCCTTGGTGATCCGGCCGCTGGCCGGCGCCGGGTGGGCGCCTGCGGGCCGTCCGCGCCGGTTGCCCGCGAACTACCGCAAGCTGCACGGGGTCCGGCAGTTCCACGGCTGCTACAGCCTCGGTGATGACCAACTCTGGGGCGTCGTCCGGCGGCGTAAGAGCGCCGCGAATACCCTTGCCGCGCTCACGTCGATCCGGGCCGCGCGTCCGGACGGTGCGCCGATCTACGTGATCCTGGACAATCTTTCCGCGCACAAAGGCCTGAAGATCCGCAGGCGGGCGGTCCGGAACAAGGTCGAGCTCTGCTTCACCCCGACCTACGCCTCCTGGGCCAACCCGATCGAGGCCCAGTTCGGGCCACTACGCACCTTCGTGATCACCGGCTCGAACCACCCCAACCACCCCGCGCTGACCCGGCGGCTGCAGGCCTACCTGCGCTGGCGCAACGCCAACGCCCGCCACCCCGACGTCCTCGCCGCCCAACGCCGCGAACGCGCCCGCATCCGCAGCGAACGACAACGACGATGGGACCAGCCAGCTACCCGAGCAGCCTGA